The following proteins come from a genomic window of Trifolium pratense cultivar HEN17-A07 linkage group LG4, ARS_RC_1.1, whole genome shotgun sequence:
- the LOC123919966 gene encoding uncharacterized protein LOC123919966 isoform X2 produces MSSQPNKHVTQKEHDADDTISCRTTVSLPVVHKDDDDDDPIGITEETAHVPPRKKQNLLLEIPSRTPEECSQDFVSIKMPMTPSPTPTPTPKRVNFLMTSRSVDAPINNSPGSASSKGKSSIRNLLPKLSFRYRTAAADIEKANTPTPEVSSSGHREKPSISRSLSLSKIFTPRMKRTSSLPLEEIGHSNPESTHGGNGSVGGPLSKKETRQKIARSLSMPANNNKDKSIRRMDSFFRVVPSTPRVKEINELLSTSPTKDTEDEDSDGGEDIPEEEAVCRICLDELCEGGETFKLECSCKGELALAHQECAIKWFSIKGNKTCDVCKNEVTNLPVTLLRIQSARNRINGTSRAQLEDINGYRVWQEVPVLVIVSMLAYFCFLEQLLVTKMGTGAIAISLPFSCVLGLLSSMTSSTMVMSRFIWIYASCQFAMVVLFAHIFYSLVHVQAVLSILLATFAGFGVVMSGSSILVEFFRWRRRWQASSEQQHGPLPITQAEPHPQTVNTPCSDQSNHSHPVAQDLQNSHQS; encoded by the exons ATGAGTTCTCAACCAAATAAACATGTCACTCAGAAAGAACATGATGCTGATGATACCATTTCTTGCAGAACAACAGTTTCTCTTCCTGTTGTTCATAAG gatgatgatgatgatgatccaaTCGGGATAACCGAAGAAACCGCGCATGTTCCTCCAAGGAAGAAACAGAATCTTCTCCTAGAAATACCATCAAGAACACCAGAAGAATGTTCACAAGATTTTGTTTCAATCAAAATGCCAATGACACCGAGTCCTACTCCAACTCCTACTCCCAAGAGAGTGAATTTTCTAATGACTTCTCGCTCGGTCGATGCTCCGATAAATAATTCTCCTGGATCAGCATCATCAAAAGGCAAATCATCCATAAGAAACTTGCTACCAAAATTGAGCTTTCGGTATAGGACAGCAGCAGCAGATATTGAAAAGGCGAATACGCCAACTCCGGAAGTTTCCTCTTCAGGTCATCGAGAAAAGCCTTCGATCTCAAGATCATTGTCCCTTAGTAAAATATTTACTCCTAGGATGAAACGAACTTCATCATTGCCATTAGAAGAAATTGGACATTCAAACCCCGAATCAACTCATGGTGGAAATGGAAGTGTTGGTGGTCCTCTGAGT AAAAAAGAGACTCGGCAAAAGATAGCGCGTTCTCTTTCAATGCCtgccaacaacaacaaagacaAAAGTATAAGGAGGATGGATTCATTTTTCCGTGTGGTGCCTTCTACTCCTCGAGTAAAGGAAATAAATGAATTGTTGAGCACGTCCCCGACAAAGGATACTG AAGACGAAGATTCTGATGGCGGTGAAGATATACCTGAAGAGGAGGCAGTGTGTAGAATCTGTTTGGATGAATTATGTGAAGGAGGCGAGACATTCAAATTGGAATGTAGCTGTAAAGGTGAACTTGCTTTGGCTCACCAAGAATGTGCGATTAAATGGTTTAGTATAAAGGGTAACAAGACATGTGATGTCTGCAAAAATGAAGTTACAAACCTTCCAGTCACTCTATTACGGATCCAAAGTGCTCGAAATCGAATTAATGGAACAAGTAGAGCTCAGCTCGAAGATATAAACGGGTACAG GGTTTGGCAGGAAGTTCCGGTGCTTGTCATTGTCAGCATGTTGgcctatttttgttttcttgagCAACTATTG GTTACAAAAATGGGAACCGGTGCAATTGCCATATCTCTTCCATTTTCTTGTGTACTTGGTCTTCTCTCCTCCATGACATCGTCAACCATGG TGATGAGCAGGTTCATATGGATTTATGCATCTTGCCAGTTTGCTATGGTGGTTCTTTTCGCGCATATATTTTACTCCTTG GTTCATGTGCAAGCAGTTCTTTCGATCCTTCTTGCAACATTTGCTGGATTTGGTGTGGTAATGAGTGGAAGTTCTATCCTTGTGGAGTTTTTCAG